From one Nodosilinea sp. FACHB-141 genomic stretch:
- a CDS encoding AAA-like domain-containing protein, translated as MAAPNTYKYQVGGSLEKDAPTYVERQADREFVTALKQGEFCYVFNSRQMGKSSLRVHTMQTLQSEGIACGVIDITSIGSQDITQEQWYWGIAQRLARSFGLRQAKAWWNDHSDLFPVQRLGEFIETVLLPQVSAPIVVFIDEIDSILRIDFKDDFFALIRACFNQRAENADYRRLTFALLGVTTPPDLIQDKTRTPFNIGQAIDLKGFQLDEVGPLTTGLEALAADPTAIMAAILVWTGGQPLLTQKLCRLVAEANAPIALGQEAGKIASLVHSRILHNWEAQDEPEHLRTIRDRLLRNERSTGRLLGLYQQILREGSIAATGDPNYIELRLSGLVVEVQGRLWVYNRIYQSVFDLGWVQERLAGLRPYGEAIAAWIASEGRDESRLLGGQALEDAQAWAMGKNLGEVDYRFLTESEKKDKRAIQEANRILEAAQQEADLELQKARTTNRRARRLLVGAAILACATGGAAILATKEARMARADATASEIDAAQQQRTANFSAIKARFNVGVADIREGVANRQVAIAQKERQRLNAERQDAIEQQEAAEAGRQQAVADQQIALQGAEAARQASATAQEAADNAIQLQQEAELAQDIARQGGSLERRGAVLQRYQPERFFEIETLLEALNLGQELRQLVQTSSSNKAQLTLSEYPATSPFLALRQTVNQVVQINQLQGRNPNFSADGQRIATYSEWDNTSWVYSKDGQELFQLKGSYPSFSTDGERIATYSSSSNDNTSWVYSKDGQELNQLQGRFPSFSTDSQHITTFSSNENTSWVYSKDGQELFQLQGHSPSFSADGQRIATYSYFDNISWLYSQDGQELFQRQGSFSNFSADGQRIATYSEGDNASWIYSKDGQELFQLQGGYPSFSADGDRIATYSFNDNTSWVYSGDGEELFQLQGHSPSFSADGERIATYSSNDNASWVYSRDGEELFQPQGIFPSFSTDGQRILTFSESANASWLYSRDGQELNQLQGNYPSFSDDGQRIVTYSYIDNIIWVYSKDGQELFQLQGRFPIFSADGQRIANDSGNNNASSVASRDWQELFQLQGHSPSFSADGQRITTYLPSANTSWVYSRDGQELSQLQGRSPSFSADSQRIATYSERDDASWVYSRDGQELFQLQGRLPSFSTDGQRIATSSERDDASWVYSRDGQELNQLEGNYPSFSADSQRIATNSLTFDVSWIYSRDGQELFQLQGSYPTFSADGQRVATSFYDENASWIYSRDGQELFQLQGTYPSFSADGQHILTYSSIENASWVYSRDGQELFQLQGSYPSFSADGQRILTYSFIENASWVYSRDGQELNQLQGSFPSFSADGQRILTSSSVDDASWVYFRDGRELNQLQGSSPSFSTDGQRILTSSQQERLTRIYNRDGNLIAEYPGYGASFILNRQYLILTSARGSWLEAWPIDNGLDDLLAQGCHWLRHYFVSYPNQKPEICTVLWNESQ; from the coding sequence ATGGCTGCACCCAACACCTACAAATACCAGGTCGGCGGCAGCCTTGAGAAAGATGCCCCTACCTATGTCGAACGCCAGGCCGATCGCGAGTTTGTGACGGCGCTGAAGCAGGGAGAGTTTTGCTATGTGTTTAACTCTCGGCAAATGGGCAAATCGAGCCTGCGGGTGCACACCATGCAGACCCTGCAAAGCGAGGGCATTGCCTGCGGGGTCATCGACATTACTTCTATTGGCAGTCAAGACATTACCCAGGAGCAGTGGTATTGGGGCATTGCCCAGCGCCTGGCCCGCAGCTTTGGCCTGCGCCAAGCCAAAGCCTGGTGGAACGACCACAGCGACCTGTTTCCGGTGCAGCGGCTGGGGGAATTTATCGAAACGGTGCTGCTGCCCCAGGTGAGTGCCCCGATCGTGGTTTTTATCGATGAAATCGACAGCATTCTGCGAATTGACTTCAAAGACGACTTCTTTGCCCTAATTCGCGCCTGCTTTAACCAGCGGGCTGAGAACGCCGACTATCGCCGCCTCACCTTTGCCCTGCTGGGGGTCACCACGCCTCCAGACCTGATTCAAGACAAAACTCGTACCCCTTTTAACATTGGCCAGGCCATAGACCTGAAGGGCTTTCAGCTTGATGAGGTTGGGCCGCTGACCACAGGGCTAGAGGCCCTGGCGGCAGACCCTACCGCCATTATGGCGGCTATTTTAGTCTGGACTGGTGGACAACCCCTACTCACCCAAAAGCTCTGTCGCCTGGTGGCCGAAGCTAATGCACCCATTGCCCTAGGGCAGGAAGCCGGTAAGATCGCCAGCCTGGTGCACAGCCGTATCCTGCACAATTGGGAAGCCCAGGATGAACCCGAGCACCTGCGCACCATTCGCGACCGGCTGCTGCGGAATGAGCGCAGCACTGGACGCCTGTTGGGGCTTTACCAGCAAATTTTGCGGGAGGGCAGTATCGCCGCCACGGGCGACCCGAACTATATCGAGCTGCGGCTGTCGGGCCTGGTGGTAGAAGTCCAGGGGCGGCTGTGGGTGTATAACCGCATTTACCAGTCGGTGTTTGATCTTGGGTGGGTGCAGGAGCGGTTGGCGGGGCTGCGGCCCTATGGGGAAGCCATTGCTGCCTGGATTGCCTCGGAGGGTAGGGATGAGTCGCGGTTGCTGGGGGGGCAGGCGCTAGAGGATGCCCAGGCCTGGGCGATGGGCAAAAACCTGGGAGAGGTAGACTATCGGTTTTTGACGGAGAGCGAGAAGAAAGATAAGCGGGCAATACAGGAAGCAAACCGGATTTTGGAGGCGGCACAGCAGGAAGCCGATCTCGAACTACAGAAAGCCAGAACGACGAATCGTCGGGCTAGGCGTTTGCTCGTTGGTGCGGCCATCTTGGCTTGTGCCACAGGAGGAGCTGCCATCTTGGCTACTAAAGAAGCTCGTATGGCCAGGGCCGATGCCACAGCGAGCGAGATTGATGCTGCACAGCAGCAACGTACGGCTAACTTTTCTGCCATAAAAGCTAGGTTCAATGTGGGGGTGGCTGATATTCGTGAGGGAGTGGCCAATCGGCAGGTTGCGATTGCACAAAAAGAGCGGCAACGGCTCAACGCCGAACGGCAGGATGCCATAGAGCAACAAGAAGCGGCAGAAGCAGGGCGACAGCAGGCTGTAGCCGACCAGCAAATTGCTCTGCAAGGAGCCGAAGCCGCCAGACAAGCCTCTGCTACCGCCCAAGAAGCCGCCGACAACGCCATACAACTGCAACAAGAAGCCGAACTGGCCCAGGACATAGCCCGCCAAGGCGGTAGCCTGGAACGTCGGGGGGCAGTGCTGCAGAGATACCAGCCAGAACGCTTTTTTGAAATTGAGACGCTGCTGGAAGCGCTGAACCTGGGGCAAGAGTTGAGGCAGCTAGTGCAAACAAGTTCTAGCAATAAGGCTCAACTCACGCTCAGTGAATACCCTGCTACCAGCCCATTCTTAGCTTTGCGGCAGACTGTCAACCAGGTAGTGCAGATCAACCAACTGCAGGGAAGAAACCCTAACTTCAGTGCTGATGGCCAGCGCATCGCCACTTATTCAGAATGGGACAATACTAGTTGGGTTTATTCCAAAGATGGTCAAGAACTGTTCCAGCTAAAGGGGAGTTACCCCAGCTTCAGCACCGATGGCGAGCGCATCGCCACTTATTCATCTTCATCCAACGACAATACTAGTTGGGTTTATTCCAAAGACGGCCAAGAACTCAACCAACTACAGGGGCGTTTCCCCAGCTTTAGTACTGATAGCCAGCACATCACCACCTTTTCATCTAACGAAAATACCAGTTGGGTCTATTCCAAAGACGGCCAAGAACTGTTCCAATTGCAGGGGCACTCCCCCAGCTTCAGTGCTGATGGCCAACGCATCGCCACATATTCATACTTTGACAATATCAGTTGGCTCTATTCTCAAGACGGCCAAGAACTGTTCCAACGGCAAGGGAGTTTCTCCAACTTCAGTGCTGATGGCCAGCGCATCGCCACTTATTCAGAAGGGGACAATGCCAGTTGGATTTATTCTAAAGATGGCCAAGAACTGTTTCAGCTACAGGGGGGTTATCCCAGCTTCAGTGCCGATGGCGACCGCATCGCCACTTATTCATTTAATGACAATACTAGTTGGGTTTATTCTGGAGACGGCGAAGAGCTGTTCCAACTGCAGGGGCATTCCCCCAGCTTCAGTGCTGATGGCGAGCGCATCGCCACTTATTCATCCAACGACAATGCTAGTTGGGTTTATTCTCGAGACGGTGAAGAGCTATTCCAACCGCAGGGGATTTTCCCCAGCTTCAGTACCGATGGCCAGCGTATCCTCACCTTTTCAGAAAGCGCCAATGCTAGTTGGCTCTATTCTCGAGACGGTCAAGAACTCAACCAACTGCAAGGAAATTACCCCAGCTTCAGTGACGATGGCCAGCGCATCGTCACCTATTCATATATCGACAATATCATTTGGGTTTATTCCAAAGATGGCCAAGAACTGTTCCAACTGCAGGGGCGTTTCCCTATCTTCAGTGCCGACGGCCAGCGCATTGCCAATGATTCAGGCAACAACAATGCCAGTTCGGTTGCTTCCCGAGATTGGCAGGAACTGTTCCAACTGCAGGGACATTCCCCCAGCTTCAGTGCCGATGGTCAGCGTATCACCACCTATTTACCCAGCGCCAATACCAGTTGGGTTTATTCCAGAGATGGCCAGGAACTTTCCCAGCTCCAGGGGCGTTCCCCTAGCTTCAGTGCTGATAGCCAGCGCATTGCTACCTATTCAGAAAGGGACGATGCCAGTTGGGTCTATTCCCGAGACGGTCAAGAATTATTCCAACTGCAAGGGCGTTTACCTAGCTTCAGTACCGACGGCCAGCGCATTGCCACCTCTTCAGAAAGGGACGATGCCAGTTGGGTCTATTCCCGAGACGGTCAAGAACTCAACCAGCTAGAAGGAAACTACCCCAGCTTCAGTGCCGATAGCCAGCGCATTGCCACTAATTCACTTACCTTTGATGTTAGTTGGATCTATTCCCGAGACGGCCAAGAACTGTTTCAACTGCAGGGAAGTTACCCCACCTTCAGTGCCGATGGCCAACGCGTTGCCACCTCTTTTTACGACGAAAATGCTAGTTGGATCTATTCCCGAGACGGCCAAGAACTGTTTCAACTGCAGGGAACTTACCCCAGCTTCAGCGCCGATGGCCAGCATATCCTTACCTATTCATCCATCGAAAATGCCAGCTGGGTCTATTCCCGAGACGGCCAAGAACTGTTTCAACTGCAGGGAAGTTATCCCAGTTTCAGTGCCGATGGTCAACGCATCCTCACTTATTCATTCATCGAAAATGCCAGCTGGGTCTATTCCCGAGACGGTCAAGAACTCAACCAACTGCAGGGGAGTTTCCCCAGCTTCAGTGCCGATGGTCAACGCATCCTCACCTCTTCATCCGTCGACGATGCCAGCTGGGTCTATTTCCGAGACGGACGAGAACTCAACCAACTGCAAGGGAGTTCCCCTAGCTTCAGTACTGATGGACAACGCATCCTCACCTCTTCACAGCAAGAGCGCCTTACTCGCATTTACAATCGCGATGGCAACCTCATAGCTGAATACCCCGGCTACGGTGCCAGTTTCATCCTTAACCGACAATATTTAATTCTCACCTCCGCAAGAGGCAGTTGGTTAGAGGCTTGGCCCATCGACAACGGCCTTGACGATTTGCTTGCCCAAGGTTGTCACTGGCTGCGCCATTACTTCGTTAGCTACCCCAATCAGAAACCTGAAATTTGCACTGTCCTATGGAACGAGTCTCAGTAG
- a CDS encoding anti-sigma factor domain-containing protein gives MTSPPLPDNWRSLLAGYVLDDLTAEEAAQVEQWLEQYPEVATELAALQATWGSLALGPTPVAPPPDLRDRTLAAALAAAAPVAVSAAAEPEPTTSADVLVPSQLPSTAPVVRRRFPWGRVGLACGWAATALALAFTLQENQRLRLALRQTEAVVASFSQPANRLYTLAGTDAEPQANARLVVNPADQTALIVTTDLPPLDDDQVYRLWALADSDPVFCGEFNPATAEDTNQWALPDAACGTAPVQMLITAERADDPPVPAGDLVLQSES, from the coding sequence ATGACCTCACCTCCCCTTCCTGACAATTGGCGCTCGCTGTTGGCGGGGTATGTGCTCGACGACCTTACCGCCGAAGAAGCTGCCCAGGTCGAGCAGTGGCTCGAGCAATATCCCGAAGTGGCGACTGAACTGGCTGCCCTGCAAGCCACCTGGGGCAGCCTTGCCCTTGGGCCAACGCCAGTAGCGCCGCCGCCAGACCTGCGCGATCGCACCCTGGCTGCTGCCCTAGCCGCTGCCGCACCTGTCGCCGTGTCTGCGGCCGCTGAGCCTGAGCCTACAACTTCCGCAGACGTACTCGTTCCAAGCCAGTTGCCCAGCACTGCGCCAGTCGTCCGCCGCCGCTTTCCTTGGGGGCGAGTGGGGCTAGCCTGCGGCTGGGCCGCCACCGCCCTGGCCCTGGCGTTCACCCTGCAAGAAAATCAGCGCCTGCGCCTGGCCCTGCGCCAAACCGAAGCCGTGGTGGCTAGCTTTAGCCAGCCCGCCAACCGCCTCTACACCCTGGCGGGTACCGATGCTGAGCCCCAGGCCAACGCCCGCTTGGTGGTCAACCCTGCCGACCAAACCGCGCTCATTGTCACCACTGATCTGCCGCCCCTGGACGACGACCAGGTCTATCGTCTCTGGGCGCTGGCCGACAGCGATCCCGTATTTTGTGGAGAATTTAACCCGGCTACGGCGGAAGACACCAATCAGTGGGCGCTGCCCGATGCTGCCTGTGGCACTGCTCCAGTGCAGATGTTGATCACGGCCGAGCGGGCGGATGATCCACCGGTGCCGGCGGGGGATTTAGTGTTGCAGAGTGAGTCGTAG
- a CDS encoding AAA-like domain-containing protein, giving the protein MPGSPDFSQRLQLSQRLSSLPGSQLDQVIFALNPPKGNIPPASAPPSDRVMALLTWAESEIGCGLETLQQVLNSVLARPEDATSPPSEGARVFISYRAQVPDQALAQTLYQDLQTAGHQPFLAGSSLQLGDLWAQRILQELERSDYFVLLLSPQSVTSEMVMDEVKHAKELQESRAEQRPIILPIRVQFPLESPLTYNLRGYLNQIQQRQWYSPADTPALVAEVLQLIASGQAPPAVELPEAQPLFADTPDDPPLPVAEPELKREPGGAVPLKSGLYVERYSTETGKANITIEADCFEEITQPGALIRIKAPRQMGKTSLMARILHHAESQGYQTIAVSMQRADSTMFGDLDQLLRWLCSRVGRRLKRLDELADYWDPAVGVKDRCNDYFFECLLEEIDEPIVLALDEVDLVFPHRVVADDFFGLLRSWYEAARYGDRGSELWEKLRLIVVHSTEAYVPLEINQSPFNVGKNVELPEFTQAQVQDLAHRYNLPFGEAEVDQIMALVGGHPYLLRKGFYHLRRQDLSIAALLETGPTEAGIYSDHLRRHLLNLKRYPELATACRDVVRRKTPVDLDADVAFKLESMGLIRLQRNQATPRNSLYQQYFLEHLKGM; this is encoded by the coding sequence GTGCCAGGCTCCCCTGACTTCTCTCAACGACTCCAGCTCAGTCAGCGGCTTTCGTCGTTGCCGGGTTCACAGCTCGACCAGGTAATTTTTGCTCTCAATCCGCCGAAGGGTAATATTCCGCCAGCGTCAGCGCCTCCTTCAGACCGGGTGATGGCGCTGCTGACCTGGGCTGAAAGTGAGATTGGCTGTGGGCTAGAAACACTGCAACAGGTGCTCAATTCCGTACTGGCGCGGCCTGAGGATGCGACATCTCCCCCATCGGAGGGGGCTCGGGTGTTTATTAGCTATCGGGCTCAGGTTCCCGATCAGGCTCTGGCCCAAACCCTGTATCAAGACTTGCAGACGGCTGGGCATCAGCCCTTTTTAGCGGGGTCTAGTTTGCAACTGGGGGATCTCTGGGCGCAGCGGATTTTGCAAGAGCTGGAGCGGAGTGACTACTTTGTGCTGCTGCTTTCGCCCCAGTCGGTCACCAGTGAAATGGTGATGGATGAAGTCAAACATGCCAAAGAGCTGCAAGAAAGCCGGGCAGAACAGCGGCCGATCATTCTGCCGATTCGGGTGCAGTTTCCGCTAGAGTCGCCCCTGACCTACAACCTGCGGGGCTACCTGAACCAGATACAGCAGCGCCAGTGGTACTCGCCCGCAGATACCCCAGCTCTAGTGGCAGAAGTGCTACAGCTGATTGCTTCGGGCCAAGCACCCCCAGCGGTAGAACTCCCGGAAGCCCAACCCCTGTTTGCCGACACCCCCGACGACCCGCCCCTGCCCGTAGCAGAACCAGAGCTAAAGCGCGAACCGGGCGGCGCGGTGCCGCTGAAATCGGGCCTGTATGTGGAGCGCTACAGCACCGAGACCGGCAAAGCCAACATCACCATCGAAGCCGACTGTTTTGAAGAAATCACCCAGCCGGGGGCGTTGATTCGCATCAAGGCACCCCGGCAGATGGGCAAGACTTCGCTGATGGCGCGCATTTTGCACCATGCCGAAAGCCAGGGCTACCAGACCATTGCGGTGAGTATGCAGCGGGCCGACAGCACCATGTTTGGCGACCTCGATCAGCTGCTGCGCTGGCTGTGCTCGCGGGTGGGCAGACGGCTCAAGCGGTTGGATGAGCTGGCCGATTATTGGGACCCCGCTGTGGGCGTAAAAGACCGCTGCAACGACTACTTCTTTGAGTGCCTGCTAGAAGAGATCGACGAACCGATTGTGCTGGCCCTGGATGAAGTGGATCTGGTGTTTCCCCACCGAGTGGTGGCCGACGACTTTTTTGGGTTGCTGCGATCGTGGTATGAGGCCGCCCGCTACGGCGACAGGGGCAGCGAACTGTGGGAAAAACTGCGGCTGATTGTGGTGCACTCGACCGAGGCCTATGTGCCGCTAGAAATTAACCAGTCGCCCTTTAACGTGGGCAAAAACGTGGAGCTGCCCGAGTTTACCCAAGCCCAGGTGCAAGATTTGGCCCACCGCTACAACCTGCCCTTTGGCGAAGCTGAGGTAGACCAGATTATGGCTTTGGTAGGGGGACACCCTTACCTGCTGCGCAAGGGGTTTTATCACCTGCGACGGCAAGATTTGTCGATCGCAGCCCTCTTAGAAACTGGCCCCACCGAAGCGGGTATCTACAGCGACCACCTACGGCGGCACCTGCTAAACCTGAAACGCTACCCCGAACTGGCCACCGCCTGTCGCGATGTGGTGCGCCGCAAAACCCCGGTCGATTTGGATGCAGATGTGGCCTTTAAGCTAGAGAGCATGGGGCTGATTCGGTTGCAGCGCAACCAGGCAACCCCAAGAAATAGCCTGTACCAGCAGTATTTTCTTGAGCATTTGAAGGGAATGTAG
- a CDS encoding sigma-70 family RNA polymerase sigma factor — protein sequence MPPLPPPDPQMSSPVSDRDLVTRLWAGDTAALAALYDRYSSMVYTLALKMLSNPAEAEDLTQEVFVNFWQRRQYDAERGTVGSYLATNTRSRALDRLRINSGRAVILQRFQRISEASARSPNPVDYATQHEQNQHLRAALDQLPPTEREVLEIAYFQGLTQVEIAAQLGIPLGTVKSRCRQGLLRLRDLLQHQKD from the coding sequence ATGCCCCCATTGCCGCCCCCCGACCCCCAGATGTCTTCTCCAGTTAGCGATCGCGATCTGGTTACCCGTCTGTGGGCCGGTGATACCGCTGCCCTCGCTGCCCTCTACGACCGCTATTCGTCGATGGTCTATACCCTGGCCCTCAAAATGCTGTCTAACCCTGCTGAGGCCGAAGACCTCACCCAGGAGGTGTTCGTCAATTTTTGGCAGCGGCGACAGTATGACGCCGAGCGGGGCACCGTGGGCAGCTACCTGGCTACCAACACCCGCTCTCGCGCCCTCGATCGCCTGCGGATAAACAGCGGACGGGCGGTAATTTTGCAGCGGTTTCAGCGCATCAGCGAAGCCTCGGCGCGATCGCCCAACCCCGTCGACTACGCCACCCAGCACGAGCAAAATCAGCACCTGCGCGCCGCCCTCGACCAGCTTCCCCCTACCGAGCGCGAAGTCCTAGAAATCGCCTATTTTCAAGGCCTCACCCAAGTCGAAATTGCTGCCCAGCTCGGCATTCCCCTAGGCACCGTCAAATCTCGCTGCCGCCAAGGTCTCCTGCGCCTGCGCGATCTCCTCCAGCACCAAAAAGACTAG
- a CDS encoding carotenoid oxygenase family protein translates to MAPLAPSRSQPATASTSALWAGAIAQPANEFAATTLSVLEGQLPVGLRGTLYRNGPARLERGGTRVGHWFDGDGAVLRVNFDGERAVANYRYVRSAGFVEEEETEQCLYRGYGSLPPVSIWQRWQTQMKNAANTSVLALPDRLLTLWEGGLPHRLDLETLETVGLDNLTGLQPGDTFTAHPKRHPRTGKIFSFGTIPGGNATLKLYRLSATGVVEKTGTIPLAGIPLIHDFVLADRYFVFCVSPVRLNPLPALFALSSFSDALQWQPQQGTQIIVVDADSLEAIALNPVDPWYQWHFGHSYLDFDGSIVFDVVRYPDFTTNQQLKEVASGQVTTTADAQLWQYRIDPKTGRILDQQCLIDRHCEFPVAFGHDETATTYLNVHRTVPTPVGDLFGAIARFDPKTGLTVADAGEGRYPSEPIAVENPANPQQPWVLTVVYDGTQHRSELWIYEGNELEKGPICRLGLPEVVPHSFHGTWISE, encoded by the coding sequence ATGGCTCCTTTGGCACCGTCGCGATCGCAACCCGCCACCGCATCCACCTCAGCGCTGTGGGCAGGGGCGATCGCTCAGCCCGCTAACGAATTTGCCGCTACCACGCTATCCGTCCTGGAGGGGCAGTTGCCCGTTGGTCTGCGGGGCACTCTCTACCGCAACGGTCCGGCTCGCCTGGAGCGCGGCGGCACCCGAGTCGGCCACTGGTTCGACGGCGATGGAGCGGTGCTGCGGGTGAATTTTGATGGCGAGCGCGCCGTGGCCAACTACCGCTACGTGCGCTCTGCCGGGTTTGTGGAGGAAGAAGAGACTGAGCAGTGTCTCTATCGGGGCTATGGCAGCCTACCGCCCGTTTCCATCTGGCAGCGGTGGCAGACCCAAATGAAGAATGCGGCCAATACTTCGGTGCTGGCCCTGCCCGATCGCCTCTTGACCTTATGGGAAGGCGGCCTGCCCCACCGCCTCGATCTAGAGACCCTAGAGACCGTTGGCTTAGATAACCTAACAGGACTCCAGCCTGGCGATACCTTCACCGCCCACCCCAAGCGCCACCCTCGCACTGGCAAAATCTTTAGCTTTGGTACGATTCCGGGTGGCAATGCCACCCTCAAGCTCTACCGTCTCAGCGCCACTGGGGTCGTTGAGAAAACCGGCACGATTCCCCTGGCGGGGATTCCGCTGATTCACGACTTTGTGCTGGCCGATCGCTACTTTGTGTTTTGCGTGTCGCCTGTGCGCCTTAACCCGCTGCCTGCTTTGTTTGCTCTATCTAGTTTCAGCGATGCCTTACAGTGGCAGCCTCAGCAGGGCACCCAGATTATTGTGGTGGATGCCGACAGTTTAGAGGCGATCGCCCTCAACCCCGTAGACCCCTGGTACCAGTGGCACTTTGGCCACAGCTACCTCGATTTCGACGGCTCGATTGTGTTTGACGTGGTGCGCTACCCCGACTTCACCACCAATCAGCAGCTCAAAGAAGTGGCCTCGGGCCAGGTCACCACGACCGCTGATGCCCAACTCTGGCAGTACCGCATCGACCCCAAAACCGGCAGGATTCTCGATCAGCAGTGTTTGATCGATCGCCACTGCGAGTTTCCGGTCGCGTTTGGCCACGACGAGACGGCCACCACCTATCTGAATGTGCATCGTACAGTGCCTACTCCAGTGGGGGATCTATTTGGGGCGATCGCCCGCTTTGATCCTAAAACTGGCCTCACCGTTGCCGATGCCGGTGAGGGCCGCTATCCCTCGGAACCGATCGCCGTTGAAAACCCGGCGAACCCCCAGCAGCCCTGGGTGCTCACCGTGGTCTACGACGGCACCCAGCACCGCAGCGAACTGTGGATATATGAAGGGAATGAGCTGGAGAAGGGGCCGATCTGTCGGCTAGGGCTGCCGGAAGTAGTGCCCCACAGTTTTCACGGCACTTGGATAAGTGAGTAA
- a CDS encoding DUF4439 domain-containing protein, with product MNHDLMSDDLASPRAGVSRRRVMVGGTIAGLVGTLGFSALTKSAAQAESLSAQNRNRGGIRGRAAANDAAILNGALYYEHQAIWAYGAAAGGLSDTDVGKAVLAIALANQADHMVHRDLLIQVVSDLGGTPVMAEDSYDLSAYLERGDGGLDSDVNIAKLALALETDAAIAYASEVARLRTPELITAGASIAAAEAAHATTIRAAFISLGVEIPFVPAPFVSADTREQWVLKV from the coding sequence ATGAATCATGATCTCATGTCTGACGATCTAGCTTCCCCCAGAGCAGGGGTTTCTCGTCGTCGGGTTATGGTTGGCGGCACGATCGCGGGTCTAGTTGGCACCCTTGGTTTCTCTGCCTTAACCAAGAGTGCAGCCCAGGCCGAGAGCCTTAGCGCGCAGAACCGCAACAGAGGGGGAATCCGCGGCAGAGCAGCCGCTAACGACGCTGCAATTCTCAATGGGGCTCTCTATTACGAGCATCAGGCTATTTGGGCCTATGGAGCTGCTGCCGGGGGTCTCAGCGATACCGACGTGGGCAAAGCCGTGCTGGCGATCGCCCTGGCCAACCAAGCAGACCACATGGTCCACCGCGATTTGCTTATTCAAGTTGTGAGCGACCTGGGCGGCACCCCCGTCATGGCCGAAGATAGCTACGACCTCTCGGCCTATCTGGAGCGGGGCGACGGCGGCCTCGACTCTGACGTCAACATCGCCAAGCTGGCCCTGGCCCTCGAAACCGATGCTGCGATCGCCTACGCCAGTGAGGTCGCCCGGCTCAGAACCCCTGAGCTGATCACCGCTGGGGCATCCATTGCCGCTGCTGAAGCAGCCCACGCCACCACCATTCGCGCCGCCTTCATTTCGCTGGGGGTCGAGATTCCCTTCGTGCCCGCCCCCTTTGTCAGCGCCGACACCCGCGAGCAGTGGGTGCTCAAGGTGTGA